GATGCCCGCACCGATGCCGCGGTGGTCGCCGCGATCCGGCAGGGGCGCAGCATGAGCGTGGAAAGCATCGGCGCGAATGGCGGCGCGTTCGCCGATACCTATTCGCTGCAGGGCGCCGCGACCGCGATCGACGCGGCCGCGCTGGGGTGCGTCCGGGGCTAGTCCGCCGGCATTTCGAGCAGCAATTCCTCTTCGAGCCACGCTTCGGGCGCGGAACGCTGGAGCGGCGAGGCGCCGATATATTTGTTCAACCCGGCGACCAGCGCGTCGAACACCGCGCGAATCCGCGCCACGCCGCGCTGATCCTCATGGCAGATCACCCAGGTCTCGAGATCGAGGCTCAGCGCCTGCGGCAGCACGCGCACCAGCTTCGGATCGCGCGCCGCCAGCGGTATCTGGCACACACCGATGCCCAGCCCCGCGCGGATCGCCGCGAGCTGCGCCAGATCGCTGTCGCTGCGGAAGCTGAAATCGCCGCGCCCGACCGCGAGGCCGCGATGCTGCAGCGCGCGAAGTACCGGCGTGTCGCCTTCGACGCCGATGATCGCATGGCTCCGCACATCGTCGAGGCTTTCCGGCGTGCCGCGCGCCTTCAGATAATCGCGATGTGCGTGCAGCCCCAGCGTCACCGCCCCCACCCGCCGCGCGACCAGCGCATCCTGTTGCGGCGGCACCATCCGCACCGCGACATCGGCTTCGCGGCGCAGCACGTCCTCGTTGCGGTTGGTCGGGCTGAGTTCGATCACCAGCCTGGGATGGCGCACGCAAAGCTCGGCGAGGATCGGCG
The sequence above is drawn from the Sphingomonas sp. G-3-2-10 genome and encodes:
- a CDS encoding LysR family transcriptional regulator → MNLVDDWERQRAFLAVLREGSLSAAARLIGVAQPTVRRRIEELEESLGTPLFTRSPSGLLPTERAHALREHAEAMAMAADAFVRSASAGAREVAGTVRISASEVIAVEVLPPILAELCVRHPRLVIELSPTNRNEDVLRREADVAVRMVPPQQDALVARRVGAVTLGLHAHRDYLKARGTPESLDDVRSHAIIGVEGDTPVLRALQHRGLAVGRGDFSFRSDSDLAQLAAIRAGLGIGVCQIPLAARDPKLVRVLPQALSLDLETWVICHEDQRGVARIRAVFDALVAGLNKYIGASPLQRSAPEAWLEEELLLEMPAD